CCCACCGACGCCCGCGCCTCCCGTGCCCCCGTGACCTGCCCCTCCACCGGTGTAGGTCGAACCCGCCCCGCCCCCAGGCCCGCTCCCCGCCCCGTGCCCCCGCCCGTCGACAAAGATGCGGGAGCCCGCTTCCACCACCAGGTCACCCGCCGTCGCAAGATCCAACCCTTCCGGCGCCCCAGGGGGGTGGGTCACTACGGCGCCTCCGGAGAGCTCCAGCGACGCAAAGGTGTGCGGCCCCTCCACCGTGACCGTGGCGCCGACCACCCGGACGATCTGGCCGTCGTAGGTCGCATCGCCCGCGCCGATGGTCGTGTTGGAGAAGATGGTCACCACAGACTGCGCGCCCGCCACGCCCGGCCAGGGCAAGGCGAGCAGCAGGGCGGCAAGGGCGGTGCGAGAGAGGCGGATGATGGACAGCAGGTTCATGCTCGTTCCCCCAGGTCAAGAAGTGCATACGACGAAGAAGAAAAGGGTCTTCACTGCATCGTCACTGCCAGCGCACCCGCGGTCACGCCGAAGCGGTGCCGGATGCCCGCCACGGCATGGGCGGCTCCCAGGAGGCGAAAGGCCAGGAAGCGCTCTACCGATTCCCGGAAGACCCTCTCTTGTGGATCTGCCACCTGCCAGGCGCCGCCCAGGTGCACCTCCGCCCAGTTGTGGAAATCCGCGGGGGCGACGACCCGGTTTTCCCCATACACGTACCCCGCCACCCCCCGGGCGGGGATGCCGCTCGCCCGGCAGAGGGCGACGAAGAGGCTCATGTACTCGGTGCAGTCGCCTTGCCGGGTGCGGAGGGCGTAGAGGGCGCCGCGGTCGTCCTTGAGGTAGCCGGCGTAGCGGATGTTGGCCGCCACCCAGTCGAAGATGCTCCGCGCCGTCTCGGCCGGGGTGGGACGGCGCAGCGTCTCGGCCAGGGGGAGGATTTCCGGGTGGTCGGCTTCGATGAGGGGCTCGGGGGGGAGGAAGCGCTCGAGGCTGCGCTCTTCCAGCGGGTTAGGCGTTTCGGAGAGGGCGAGGCTCGCGCGGATCGTGACGATCCGGGTCGAGAACGGAGGAATCGGGTCAAAGGCGAAGCGAAGCACTTGGTTGCCGAGTTCGTCGACGGTGAGCTCGCTGGGGTGAGAGGTCTCGAGCTCCAGGCATTTCTGGGTGGCGGTCTGGCGTACCGGGGCGTAGGCGTGGAGGGTTGCGCCTTCGACGAGCCGGTTCGAGGGGTTCTGGACGGTCAGGGTGAACTGAAGCCGCCGGGTGATGGGGTAGGCAGGCTCGGCATCGCCGGTGATGTGGCGGGTGCTCGCCCCCGGGGCGGCGGCGCACGGGAGTGCCGTTGCGAGGAAGACGGCAGTCACAAAGGCGGCGGGGATAACTGCACGGCGGCTCCCGCAGGCGAGTTGCCGCGCGAGCGGCAGGGGGAAGGGTCGGCTCTGCGCCAAGGTCGTCGGCGGGAGCTGGCTCCTGCCGGGGAACCGGAACGGAGCCGCGCTCGATCGGTTGCGCCCAAAGGCAACCAGGGGCGTCACGGGCAGCTCCCGCAGCGGCCCTGCCGGACGGTGGAGGGGATCTGGCCCACCGTGGCCCGATTGCTCTGGAGCGCCTGGTATCGCTCGTAGGCGTCGAGCCCGCCATCGAGGTAGAAGACGGTGCCGAGGTCCTGGCCGGCTTCCCGCGCGTGGCGGAGCACACCTTCGGCTTGCGGGCAGTCGTCCCCTTTGCGATCGAAGAGGAGAAGGCGAGCGAGCCTTCCCTTGCCGGCAGGAAGGCGCTTCTGCAGGGCTCGGACCGCGGAGACGAACTCTTCCCCTGCTGCGGGATCGGGCAGGAGCACCGCCGGCCCGACGGGGGCCAGCGCCAGGTCCTTGGCTTCCACGCGAAAACCGGCAACGCGCCACTCTCCGGTCCGGAGCGCCGACTCGAGCTCTGCTGGGGTCACGCGGCTCAATCCCGCCAGTGCCTCTGGGTCCCCCTCGATGGGGCCGCCCCGCTCCCACCAGTGGTTGATCCCTCCTTCCAACACCCGCACCTGCGCGAAGCCTGCCCCACCGAGGCGCGCGCACTCCTCCAACAACGGGCCGTCGTCGTGGCCCTCGCCGATCAGGACGACCGTCGTTGACCGGAGAAAGCCCTTCGTGCGCACGGCGTAGAGGGGAATCTGTAGGGAACCGGGGATTCGGGCCCGGCCCTGCGGGTCCGGGCGGCGGACATCGGCAAGGACAACGCCACTTTGGCGGTCCTGGGGCAGGTCGTCGTATCGGAGGAGGCAGTGCAGGGCTTCCGGGGTCAGCGGACGCACCGGCCCGCCGACGAGCTGTTGCTCCTCGTCACAGGCCTCCGGCCCGCCCCCCGGAAGGGACAAGACGGCATCCTCAGGAGGCCGAAGGTCGAGCGCCTCCGACGCTGCCGCCCCAGCGGCGTCCCGCGAAGCGAAGCAGGCCGCCAGGACAAGAACTCCTGCGAGAGAGGCGATGGGTTTCGGGATCGGCACGCTCTGCGGTCCTCTCCACACGGAAGCCCTTGGCCGGGGTTTCCCTCGGGGCCGGCGGGAAATGGTCTGCCAACCTGCGGTTGGCTCTGTACCACGGGGAGCTTGCCCTCGTCTTCACCCAAAGGAGTGAATTTGCGGCCCCCCCAAAAATTCCAGCCCCCCGCAGGGTGCGTTCCCAAACGCACCGTCTCCGCCCAACCGCCGCGTCACCCCCGCCTCGATCAACCGCCACCGGGTGGAGAAGTCCCGATCCCCATCGGGCAGCGTCCAGATGCAGTGAAGATGCTCGGGCAAGAGCACCCAGGCCTCCACCGTGAACGGAAACCGTCCCCGCACGTCCGCAACCGCTTCCCGAAGCGCCGCCCGCGCCGCGT
The sequence above is a segment of the Thermodesulfobacteriota bacterium genome. Coding sequences within it:
- a CDS encoding transglutaminase-like domain-containing protein; the encoded protein is MTAVFLATALPCAAAPGASTRHITGDAEPAYPITRRLQFTLTVQNPSNRLVEGATLHAYAPVRQTATQKCLELETSHPSELTVDELGNQVLRFAFDPIPPFSTRIVTIRASLALSETPNPLEERSLERFLPPEPLIEADHPEILPLAETLRRPTPAETARSIFDWVAANIRYAGYLKDDRGALYALRTRQGDCTEYMSLFVALCRASGIPARGVAGYVYGENRVVAPADFHNWAEVHLGGAWQVADPQERVFRESVERFLAFRLLGAAHAVAGIRHRFGVTAGALAVTMQ
- a CDS encoding rhodanese-like domain-containing protein, which codes for MSLPGGGPEACDEEQQLVGGPVRPLTPEALHCLLRYDDLPQDRQSGVVLADVRRPDPQGRARIPGSLQIPLYAVRTKGFLRSTTVVLIGEGHDDGPLLEECARLGGAGFAQVRVLEGGINHWWERGGPIEGDPEALAGLSRVTPAELESALRTGEWRVAGFRVEAKDLALAPVGPAVLLPDPAAGEEFVSAVRALQKRLPAGKGRLARLLLFDRKGDDCPQAEGVLRHAREAGQDLGTVFYLDGGLDAYERYQALQSNRATVGQIPSTVRQGRCGSCP